From the genome of Pelagicoccus enzymogenes:
TTCAACGGCTTCGAAGCCCGCAAGGTAGCGGAATGCCCCGCTGTATCCGTCCGCGAAATACGCATGCATCCCTACCTCTTTCCGACCGGGGTGAACGGCGAACCCTCTTTCTTGCCAGGAGGCAAGCCCACGGACGAGTGCAAGCGTTACTGGACGGACATTCGCCGCGCCCTCTTGCGCAAGGGCGTGGATCGCGTCGGCTTCGGCGGCTACTTGCACTTGGTGGAGAACCACCCGGACTTCGTCGACTATATCGAGGCGATGGGGCACGAGTTCCGAGCCTTGCGGAATTTGCACCTGGAGGGAGCCTCTCAGGAAGCTCCCGTGAAGGTAGCGTTGCTGACGGCTTGGGGCAATACGCGTGCTTGGGCGTGTTGCGGGCACTTCAATCGCGGCAACTATTACAACGAGGTGATGGAAGCTCTTTCCGGCATGTCGGTGGAGACCGTATTCATCTCCTTCGATGACATTCTCGAAAACGGCGGAGTGGATACGTCGATCGATGTCGTGATCAACGCTGGTCTTGTCGACGATTCCTGGTCCGGCGGAGACTACTGGTCGGATCCTCGCATTGTGGAAGCTATATCCGAGTTCGTGGCCAATGGTGGCGGACTGATCGGGGTGGGCGAGCCCACTGCCCAGCGGCACAGTTCCCAGTACTTCCAGCTTTCTCATGTTCTGGGAGTGGATCGTGAGCTCGGTCGCACGCGAGCCTTCAACCGCTTCGAATTCGAGGCGAATGCGGACCACTTCATCTTGCAAGACAACCAAGATGGACTGGAGCTCGGCAAGAAGGTAGACGGTATCTATCTGTTCGATACGCAGACGGAAGTCCTCGCTGCTGCCAACGGAACGCCAGCCCTCTCGGTTCGAAGCTTCGAGAAAGGACGCTGCGTCTATCTCGCCGGCTACCGCTACGACGCGGCGAACGTGAGGTTGTTGCTGCGAGCGATCCTTTGGTCGGCAAGCAAGGAGCAGTTGATGGAACATTGGCAGTGCAGCAACTATTTCACGGAGTGCGCCTACTATGAAAAGGCCGGCAAGCTGGTCGTGATCAACAACTCCAACGAGCCTCAGGAAACTGTGGTGCTCAGTCCGAAGGGCGAATTCTCCGTCTCCCTGGCGGCGAACGAATCGAAGATCATCGAGGTTTCCTAGCGACGGAAGGGCTTTCAACGTAGGGCGGCGCTCCACAAGCCCGCGACCGCGGACGTTCGGCTCCTGCCGCGCGGCCGTGGGTTGAGGCGCCGCGTGGCCGTTTGCGTCTTCCATGCTCGCTCTGCCCTCCCATTTTGCTTGATCTGACGGTCAGAGAGGCGTCTCGTTGTCCTTATGTTCTATTGTCTTACTCTGCAGCAGCGAATGATACCCCGCACGCTTCTAACACTAGTTCTCGCCAGTATGACGTATTGCGCAAGTCACGGAAAGCCTCAGCCGAGCGGCTCTCCTTACGGAAACATCGCATTCGAGCCATCGCTGAAAAATTGGGTGGTGGAACAGCAGCCTGGTGGATCGGTTTCTGTTGAAGACGGGGCATTGCAAATTCGCGACAAGAAGGGGTGCACGGTTTGGTACAAGCATCCCGTCGAGGCTCCGGTGCGTATCAGCTATACGGTGACAGCAAACTCGACCGAACGCATTTCGGACATCAACTGTTTCTGGATGGCCAGTGACATTGACCACGTGCACGACTTGTTTGCCGCAGGACACGGAAGAGAAGGGGCATTCGCCCAGTACGACGGCTTGCAGCTCTATTATGTCGGCTATGGAGGAAACTTTAACGAGACCACCCGGTTTCGCAGGTACCTGGGTCGTGGCGAAAAGCCGCTCCTGCCCGGCTTCGACCTCTCGGAAGAGCAATACCTGATCCAACCCGACAAGGCCTATCGCATCGTGCTTGTCGCCGATGGCAAAAAGGCTCAGTACTACCGAGATGGCGAATTGATTTTTGAATACGTCGACGAAAAGCCTCTCAAGAAAGGCTGGTTCGGCTTCCGCACGGTTTGGAGCCATCTCAGTATTTCCGATCTGAAGATCGAGTCCCTCAAGTAGCAATCAACCCATTATTTTGTGTATCGCCCCGTACTTGCTCTCTTCGCCGCTTCTGCAAGCTTAAGCCTCTCCGCGCTGGAAAGGCCGGACGCCGAGTTTAAGGTCTACCAATTTGGTCCCGACGAAATTCCGCAAATCGACGGTGACGCTGCGGATTGGTCTCAGGTTCCGGACGAGTACGTCGTGGGAACCAAGGAGCTGTGGGAGGACTCGGGGAAGCACGAGGGGCTTTTGCCGGAGAGCATCGACGTGAAGGTCAAGGTTGCTTGGGTTGAGGGCTTGAATCGTCTGTACTTCCTGTACGAGGCTTACGACGACTATTGGGACTTCTCGCTTCCCGGGTTGAAGAACGATACCTTCGAGGTGGTCGTCGACGCGGACCTATCAGGCGGTCCCTTGATTGACCGTTTCCGCAACAACGCGGAACACATCAGCGAGACGGAGGCATGGATGTCCATGCATGGAACCCATGCCCAGAACTACCATATATTCACCCCTGCCCAAGACAAGGACTGGTGCATGCTGTGGGGGCCGGGCCAGTGGATTAAGGAGCTGCCGTATGCGAATTACGCATACAGTTACGATTTCGAGCCCGGCGAGTCAGGTACCTTGACCTTAGAGTTTTGGATCACGCCCTTCGACTACGCGAGCTCGCACGGCCCCGACCGTTCAGTCGAAAGCAAGTTGGTCGAGGACAAGCTGATCGGGCTCGCTTGGGCGATCATCGACTACGACGATGTCGATAGTACGCGTAACAACGGTTTTTGGAATCTTTCCACGAGCCATACCATGTACGGCAAGGCGGATGAGCTCGTGGCGTTCCGGTTGATGCCGCGGGAGCGGGATCGTTTGCCGCGCTTCAAGGCGTCTTGGCGGTGCCAAGTGTTGGACCGGGAGGCGCGCAAGGTTGCCTTTTACGACGAGTCGTTCGGGGATGTGAGCAAGTGGCGCTGGGATTTTGGAGACGGCCAGACTTCGAGCGAAGCGAATCCCACCCACCAGTACGCTAAGACCGGTCACTACGTCGTCACGCTTACCGTTGAAAACGAAGCGGGAGAGCGTTCGAAGTTCAGCCGGGTTTGGGACGTGAGTTTCAAGTAGGTGGTCGTCTCGTTCCGACGGAAGGAAGGCCAGTTCCTACAATTGGCTCTTCAGCTTTTCGTATTCGGCCCGCGTCAGGGTAACGATGCTGCCGTGTCTCGCTCCTTGAGGAAAGGATAGCTGGTCGGACACGTCCTCCCATTTGATGAAGTCCTTGGTGCGTTTACCTTCGTATCGCTTGTCTCGATACACGTCGTAGAAAACATAGGTCCAGTCGCCGGTTTCTAGGGCTGCAGGACCTTCAACCCAGGATTTGGTGAAAGGGGCGCTCGGAGCGGAGAAGGGACCGTAGGGCGTGTCTGCCTGGCAGGTAAAGAGGTTCTTCTTTTCCGGATGGAGTCGTTCGTCCTTGGCTATGAGGCGGGTTTGTCCGCCGGGCTTGTGGATCAAGGTGACGTCGATGACATTAAAGCCGGGATCGAAGTAGACTGCGGGGGCGCTGAAGGATTCAAAGTCTCGTGTGGTGGCGCTCCACATGCGGTGGTTGTAGTCGCTTTCCGAACTGCCGCCGTTTTCCTCGAAGCGCCCCTCTACGGTGGAGGCCCAGTAGATGAGAAATTGTTGCTGCTTGGGATCGTAAGTCATTTCAGGAGCCCAGCAATTGCGGGTTCCTTCGATCTGCGACATTACGGGCAAGCGTCTCTGCTCGCTCCAGTCGATCAGGTTTTTCGAGCAAGCGTATCCGATATCTTGAGACTCCCAATCGGTTGTCCAAATCAAGTGAAACGATTCGTCTGGACCTCGCAGTAGGAAGGGGTCTCGCATCAAGCCACGATTGGGGGCGATGAAGAAGCTGTCCGCGAGGTCGGTCCAGACGAGACCGTCCTCGCTGGAGGCGAGGCGCATGCCTTTTTCGCCGTTTCCTGTGAAGTAGGCGAAAAGGAAAACAGAATCAGTCATCAAGTCCGCCTGTTCGCTTGCTCAGCGTCGCAAGGGTCAAGCCCTCGATGTTCTTTTTGTTGCCGCCGGTCAGGATGCTGACCAGGTAGCCGACTACGATGGTGACGAATGATCCAACAACTGGATACAGCCAGAAGACTACGGTTCCTTGGTTGGAAACGTAGTAGGTGCTGCCCATTCCGGCTACGATGCCAACAAGTACGCCGATCTCGTTGCTTCGCTGCGTGAAGAGGCCCAAGAAGTAGATGCCCACCGTGGTTGCGGTGACGATGCTCACCACTCTCAAGGCAAGGTCCCAGATGGAGGGAGTCTCGAAGGAGTTGAGGTAGAATGCGGAGGCAATGCCGAAGACCCCCACCAGAACGGTGATCACTCGTCCTACCAGGACGGCCTTGGTCTCGGTCGGAGCGGAGGAGAAGCGCTTGTAGACGTCGTCCACAGCCAAGTTGGATACGCTGCAGATACTGCTTGAGATGGTGGACATGGTTGCAGCGAGCAGGGCGGCGATCACCAATCCGGATACGCCAGGAGGCAGCTGTTGGGCGGCGAAGAACGGGTAGATTCCGTCGTTCTTCATGGCGGGGTTCAGTTCCTCGGGAGACTGCTGGTAAAAGAGGAAGAGGGCGGTGCCGAGGGCGAAGAGCAGCAGGTTGATAGGCACCGCTACGGCCATCTGCGTGAGGACCGCCTTGCGGGTCGAGCTCAAGCTGGGGCCGCACTGGACGCGCTGTACGAAGTTCTGGTCTCCGATTCCCAGCAAGGTCACGAAGACGATGCCCACGAAAACGGTGAAGACGTTTTCATCGGTTAAGGAGATCCCCCAGTCGAAGACGTGGAGCTTATCCTGGGCGTCCAGGGTGGTCCACATTTCGTTGAAGGGAATGTCGATGCGGAAGAACACGAGGAGCAAGCAACCGCCCACGGCAGCGATCATGACGAAGCCTTGGATGGTATCGGTCCAAATCACGGCGGAGAGTCCGCCGAGGAAGGTGTAGGCGATGGTGACGACACCCATGATCGGCACGCTCATGTACATGGGGATCCCCGCTATCGCCTCTAGGGCGAAAGACGGCAGCAGCAAGACGCCTCCCATGCGGCCGAGGATTTGGTAGACCGCGAAAATGGTGCTTCCGATCAGGCGGACCGATAGTCCGAAGCGATTTTCAAGGTACTCGAACGCCGTTCCGAAATTCAGTTTTCGGATGACGGGCGCGTAGAAGTACATGGCGATGGGCAAACAAAGGATCGAGTAGATGCTGATCGCGAAGAAAGTCCAGTTGCCGGCATAGGCTTTGCCCGGCATCGCCATCAAGCTCATGGCGCTGGCTCCCGTGGCGAAGAGGCTCATGCCAGTGGCCCACCAAGGAATCTTGTGTCCCCCGCGGAAGTAGTCGTCCGAGTTCTTGCTCTGCTTGGCGAAGTGGAAACCGATCCAAAGCATGACGACGAAATAGAGGGCAACGGAGAGGTGGTCCCACCAGCCGTAGTTGGTTTCGGGCTGTCCGAAGGTGACGACTCCCGAGTTTTCCGCTGAAAGGATGTAGAAGCTGTAGTTGTCTCCGACGACTTGCGTATCGGCTGGAAGCCCTGCGAAGTTTTCGCCGAGACTTACCCATGTGTCTCCAACCATGTGATACAGGTGGAGGTCGACCTCGTTCGCTGCGGATTTGACCGTGGCGACTGCGTGGGCGTCTCCCAGTTTGACGGCGCTGGTGATTTCTCCTTGCGGGCCCTCGTTGGTGAGGGAGTTCCATCCGTATCGAGCATGGTAGGAAAGGGAGGAAGGATTGGTTGCGAGGGAACCTGCTTCATGGCCGCCGATCAAGGCGAGCGTTTCCACCGATTTTACGAGGAATGCGTTGGATCGGGCGGGACCCGTCCAGCTGTCTATCTCCTGCCACGAAGCGTTCGGGCTGCCGAGGTCGAGGGTGTAGAAGTCGTTTTCTCCGTCGCCGTTCGATCCGTCCGAAACGTAAAGCGTTCCTCCGCTGATGGTAGCTGCGGGCTTCGACATGGGTCGAGGCAGAGGCGTTAG
Proteins encoded in this window:
- the gnpA gene encoding 1,3-beta-galactosyl-N-acetylhexosamine phosphorylase codes for the protein MDNRSLNTGGFTLPGEAGYETLTLELAKKWGADVIRDSDGTQLSPEIIESDYDIYSTLCLVRADNEWAKANRSKLQQCCVMSRPVTAASDTVSVDLLDGYFKEQLVINADDDPKEWWQVFDRTTGEEVSVSDWSFDAASGAVTIAKAVKWHRYTVNFFCYRIWEEISMYNHVTNDWGDKEHLMPIDPIYPEARDQIRTYLKRWLEEHPHTKVVRLTSMFYNFWWFWGDPEKQKFIVNDWGSYEFSVSTGAIRQFEKEKGYRPKSEDFVNAGLYNNSYKVPSKLYRDWMDFVNAFVVEFGKECIDMIHEAGKLAFVFYNDHWIGIEPYNERFKDFGFDGIIDGIFNGFEARKVAECPAVSVREIRMHPYLFPTGVNGEPSFLPGGKPTDECKRYWTDIRRALLRKGVDRVGFGGYLHLVENHPDFVDYIEAMGHEFRALRNLHLEGASQEAPVKVALLTAWGNTRAWACCGHFNRGNYYNEVMEALSGMSVETVFISFDDILENGGVDTSIDVVINAGLVDDSWSGGDYWSDPRIVEAISEFVANGGGLIGVGEPTAQRHSSQYFQLSHVLGVDRELGRTRAFNRFEFEANADHFILQDNQDGLELGKKVDGIYLFDTQTEVLAAANGTPALSVRSFEKGRCVYLAGYRYDAANVRLLLRAILWSASKEQLMEHWQCSNYFTECAYYEKAGKLVVINNSNEPQETVVLSPKGEFSVSLAANESKIIEVS
- a CDS encoding DUF6250 domain-containing protein, with the protein product MTYCASHGKPQPSGSPYGNIAFEPSLKNWVVEQQPGGSVSVEDGALQIRDKKGCTVWYKHPVEAPVRISYTVTANSTERISDINCFWMASDIDHVHDLFAAGHGREGAFAQYDGLQLYYVGYGGNFNETTRFRRYLGRGEKPLLPGFDLSEEQYLIQPDKAYRIVLVADGKKAQYYRDGELIFEYVDEKPLKKGWFGFRTVWSHLSISDLKIESLK
- a CDS encoding PKD domain-containing protein, which encodes MYRPVLALFAASASLSLSALERPDAEFKVYQFGPDEIPQIDGDAADWSQVPDEYVVGTKELWEDSGKHEGLLPESIDVKVKVAWVEGLNRLYFLYEAYDDYWDFSLPGLKNDTFEVVVDADLSGGPLIDRFRNNAEHISETEAWMSMHGTHAQNYHIFTPAQDKDWCMLWGPGQWIKELPYANYAYSYDFEPGESGTLTLEFWITPFDYASSHGPDRSVESKLVEDKLIGLAWAIIDYDDVDSTRNNGFWNLSTSHTMYGKADELVAFRLMPRERDRLPRFKASWRCQVLDREARKVAFYDESFGDVSKWRWDFGDGQTSSEANPTHQYAKTGHYVVTLTVENEAGERSKFSRVWDVSFK
- a CDS encoding glycoside hydrolase family 43 protein, coding for MTDSVFLFAYFTGNGEKGMRLASSEDGLVWTDLADSFFIAPNRGLMRDPFLLRGPDESFHLIWTTDWESQDIGYACSKNLIDWSEQRRLPVMSQIEGTRNCWAPEMTYDPKQQQFLIYWASTVEGRFEENGGSSESDYNHRMWSATTRDFESFSAPAVYFDPGFNVIDVTLIHKPGGQTRLIAKDERLHPEKKNLFTCQADTPYGPFSAPSAPFTKSWVEGPAALETGDWTYVFYDVYRDKRYEGKRTKDFIKWEDVSDQLSFPQGARHGSIVTLTRAEYEKLKSQL
- a CDS encoding sodium:solute symporter family transporter — translated: MIRRYSLTLLAATLFAASATSSFANLGQDASLAKIAEPPVSPADAFAAMAGEQLILAGGESSDIYAYSKTPGLWVSIGSLDAPRAKGTGVTHNGSVILVGGTIDGTATDKVTKLTPNGTGVDQQELTPLPRPMSKPAATISGGTLYVSDGSNGDGENDFYTLDLGSPNASWQEIDSWTGPARSNAFLVKSVETLALIGGHEAGSLATNPSSLSYHARYGWNSLTNEGPQGEITSAVKLGDAHAVATVKSAANEVDLHLYHMVGDTWVSLGENFAGLPADTQVVGDNYSFYILSAENSGVVTFGQPETNYGWWDHLSVALYFVVMLWIGFHFAKQSKNSDDYFRGGHKIPWWATGMSLFATGASAMSLMAMPGKAYAGNWTFFAISIYSILCLPIAMYFYAPVIRKLNFGTAFEYLENRFGLSVRLIGSTIFAVYQILGRMGGVLLLPSFALEAIAGIPMYMSVPIMGVVTIAYTFLGGLSAVIWTDTIQGFVMIAAVGGCLLLVFFRIDIPFNEMWTTLDAQDKLHVFDWGISLTDENVFTVFVGIVFVTLLGIGDQNFVQRVQCGPSLSSTRKAVLTQMAVAVPINLLLFALGTALFLFYQQSPEELNPAMKNDGIYPFFAAQQLPPGVSGLVIAALLAATMSTISSSICSVSNLAVDDVYKRFSSAPTETKAVLVGRVITVLVGVFGIASAFYLNSFETPSIWDLALRVVSIVTATTVGIYFLGLFTQRSNEIGVLVGIVAGMGSTYYVSNQGTVVFWLYPVVGSFVTIVVGYLVSILTGGNKKNIEGLTLATLSKRTGGLDD